A genome region from Chlorobaculum tepidum TLS includes the following:
- a CDS encoding metal-sensitive transcriptional regulator, whose product MDDVIVRLKKVNGQVQALMRMIETGEECQKVVTQFQAAKAALDNTFSLVLNRNLQNCLNRHDSGSVEKIIKLISKK is encoded by the coding sequence ATGGACGATGTAATCGTCAGGCTCAAGAAAGTGAACGGTCAGGTGCAGGCATTGATGAGAATGATCGAAACCGGAGAGGAGTGCCAGAAGGTGGTGACCCAGTTCCAGGCTGCCAAGGCGGCCCTCGACAACACCTTTTCCCTCGTGCTGAACCGTAATTTGCAGAATTGCCTGAACCGTCACGATTCAGGAAGTGTGGAAAAGATTATCAAACTCATATCGAAAAAATAG
- a CDS encoding DUF1997 domain-containing protein codes for MEVVGRSRAKAIIETHLNDSLVYFSDHVRILKCNPYCTGVTYLKEHGVYQWIFQVNDPRENPITAVFFVTQNEEHLDSSRTVPAGPVSEEESFPDSAVSGRCIQWVNAPQVPDVPLKEKNTFVGQANTRICLYPLEDRRTEVHFETDITLDFELSFPLNLMPEGILKFMTEAVMSKIMQQATESMLCQVQSDLCCCTTAELDASGGKV; via the coding sequence ATGGAGGTTGTAGGAAGAAGCAGAGCAAAAGCGATCATCGAGACGCACCTGAACGATTCGCTGGTCTATTTCTCCGATCATGTCAGGATTCTTAAGTGTAATCCATATTGTACCGGCGTCACCTACCTGAAAGAGCACGGAGTCTATCAGTGGATTTTTCAGGTCAACGATCCTCGGGAAAATCCCATAACGGCGGTTTTTTTCGTGACGCAGAACGAAGAGCACCTCGATAGCTCCCGTACGGTTCCGGCAGGTCCGGTTTCGGAGGAAGAAAGCTTTCCTGACTCTGCTGTTTCGGGTCGGTGCATCCAGTGGGTCAACGCTCCGCAGGTGCCTGATGTGCCGTTGAAAGAGAAGAACACCTTTGTCGGGCAGGCCAACACGAGGATTTGTCTCTACCCTCTCGAGGACCGGCGTACCGAAGTCCATTTCGAAACCGACATCACGCTCGATTTTGAACTCTCCTTTCCGCTCAACCTCATGCCGGAAGGCATACTCAAATTCATGACCGAGGCGGTCATGTCCAAGATCATGCAGCAGGCCACCGAAAGCATGCTCTGCCAGGTGCAGTCCGACCTGTGCTGTTGTACCACTGCGGAACTGGACGCTTCGGGCGGAAAGGTCTGA
- a CDS encoding chlorosome envelope protein B, translating into MSNGTNIDVAGAINTLAETFGKLFQMQIDVANTALKALADVAEPLGKTATDLIGSFTGAATQVLQSVSSAIAPKK; encoded by the coding sequence ATGTCAAACGGAACAAACATTGATGTTGCGGGTGCCATCAACACCCTTGCCGAAACTTTCGGCAAGCTCTTCCAGATGCAGATCGACGTGGCCAACACCGCGCTGAAGGCATTGGCTGACGTTGCCGAGCCTCTCGGCAAGACCGCTACCGATCTGATCGGCAGCTTCACTGGTGCAGCCACCCAGGTTCTCCAGAGCGTTTCTTCTGCTATCGCGCCGAAGAAATAA
- a CDS encoding aminoglycoside phosphotransferase family protein yields MELTESIRLLFPPEERAQLDISAIKGDASNRQYYRVTGQGSVSVVCADPAFRATAVENYPFLIVRDLFARHGIRVPELLGMVHEQGLLRLEDCGDLMLQDEVPLLDRNRLSARYRQVIDLLVRIQSIRPDKDALTTTLPFSLSFDHEKLMFEFDFFIEHALNGYFAGRLGKPAIARLREEFINICDLLVLPKHFVLNHRDFHSRNIMLFRAEPVVIDFQDARLGLPQYDAVSLLRDSYVRLDPGMVNELKRYHFNQLVQLGLTSMGEAEYLRLFDLMAFQRNVKAIGTFCYQTTVAGNRTFEPSIAATLSYLREYIEARPELAMAGRLLKPIIPEISR; encoded by the coding sequence ATGGAACTCACGGAATCGATCCGACTCCTCTTTCCGCCCGAAGAACGGGCCCAGCTCGACATCAGCGCCATCAAGGGCGACGCCTCCAACCGGCAGTACTACAGGGTCACTGGCCAAGGCAGTGTATCGGTCGTCTGCGCCGATCCAGCGTTCCGGGCAACCGCAGTGGAAAACTACCCTTTCCTGATTGTCCGCGACCTCTTCGCGCGGCACGGAATCCGGGTGCCTGAACTGCTCGGCATGGTACATGAGCAGGGACTGCTACGCCTCGAAGATTGCGGCGACCTCATGCTGCAAGACGAAGTGCCGCTCCTCGACCGCAACCGGCTTTCGGCACGCTACCGGCAGGTAATCGACCTGCTCGTTCGCATCCAGTCGATCAGACCCGACAAGGATGCGTTGACGACTACGCTTCCCTTTTCGCTGAGTTTCGACCACGAAAAGCTCATGTTCGAGTTCGACTTCTTCATCGAACACGCCCTGAATGGCTATTTCGCAGGACGGCTCGGCAAACCGGCAATCGCTCGGCTTCGCGAGGAGTTCATCAATATCTGCGACCTGCTGGTGCTGCCGAAGCATTTCGTCCTGAATCATCGCGATTTCCATAGCCGTAACATCATGCTGTTTCGCGCTGAACCGGTCGTCATCGACTTCCAGGACGCCCGACTCGGCCTGCCGCAGTACGACGCTGTGTCACTCCTGCGCGATTCCTACGTCCGGCTCGATCCGGGCATGGTCAATGAGCTGAAACGCTACCATTTCAACCAGCTCGTCCAACTCGGGCTGACGTCAATGGGCGAAGCGGAATATCTCCGCCTGTTCGACCTGATGGCTTTCCAGCGCAACGTCAAGGCGATCGGCACCTTCTGCTACCAGACCACTGTGGCTGGTAACCGCACGTTTGAACCAAGCATCGCGGCAACCCTCAGCTACCTGAGAGAGTACATCGAAGCCAGGCCTGAACTTGCCATGGCTGGCCGCCTGCTCAAACCGATCATTCCCGAAATTTCGCGATGA